One Caloramator mitchellensis DNA window includes the following coding sequences:
- a CDS encoding GerAB/ArcD/ProY family transporter, whose amino-acid sequence MVPNDDKISSFQLGLLIFLTPIGVGIFTLPAVLAKDVENNGWFVLILGGLINILFLFFISEVGKKYAELGLVETLRTLFGKFIGTLMALPIFLFYFLFTAIEIRMFGETTKMYLLFNTPLEFIMIPIFIVAYLLVRMGIEQIARFFEAIFYLTVLTFVFLFLLVVPKSDYSNLLPVLRVEPLKILKGISDSLFSYAGFEILFFLFPFIRKPEKAFKSSMIGMIFIIFIYIFIVIHCYARFGAEYTKTLLYPTLSLVKASDVPGAFLEGIEGLLFSLWIILIFTTIVTYVFGYMIVGGDLIKHREKKHIAIMIMPIIYIISLIPDSIADIVDLSDKMVLYLGYYTLFFIPIVMYIASLIKGVRKA is encoded by the coding sequence ATGGTTCCCAATGATGACAAAATATCAAGTTTTCAACTTGGGTTGTTAATTTTTCTAACTCCTATAGGAGTTGGCATTTTTACGCTTCCAGCTGTTTTAGCAAAGGATGTAGAGAACAATGGATGGTTTGTTCTAATTCTTGGAGGTTTAATAAATATTTTATTTTTATTTTTTATATCTGAAGTAGGCAAGAAATATGCTGAATTGGGATTAGTTGAAACATTAAGGACATTATTTGGAAAATTTATAGGAACTTTAATGGCATTGCCTATATTTTTATTTTACTTTCTTTTTACTGCGATTGAGATAAGGATGTTTGGTGAAACAACAAAGATGTATCTATTGTTTAACACACCACTTGAGTTTATTATGATTCCAATTTTTATTGTTGCATATTTGCTTGTAAGAATGGGAATAGAGCAAATTGCAAGATTTTTTGAAGCAATATTTTACTTAACAGTTTTAACATTTGTTTTTTTGTTTTTGCTTGTGGTTCCCAAGAGTGATTATAGCAATTTGCTCCCTGTTTTGAGGGTTGAACCATTAAAGATTCTAAAGGGGATTAGTGATAGCCTTTTTTCATATGCAGGCTTTGAGATTTTGTTTTTTCTTTTTCCTTTTATTCGAAAACCTGAAAAGGCTTTTAAAAGTTCTATGATAGGAATGATTTTTATCATATTTATATATATATTTATTGTAATTCATTGTTATGCAAGATTTGGGGCAGAATATACCAAAACGCTTTTATATCCTACTTTATCTTTAGTCAAAGCTTCAGATGTTCCCGGCGCCTTTTTAGAAGGAATTGAAGGGCTTTTGTTTTCACTTTGGATTATACTTATTTTTACGACTATCGTAACTTATGTTTTTGGATACATGATAGTTGGAGGGGATTTGATAAAACATAGGGAAAAGAAACATATAGCAATAATGATTATGCCGATTATATATATAATATCTTTGATACCAGATAGTATTGCAGATATTGTTGACCTTAGTGATAAAATGGTGCTTTATCTTGGATATTACACATTGTTTTTTATTCCAATTGTAATGTATATCGCTTCCTTGATTAAGGGGGTGAGAAAAGCATGA
- a CDS encoding spore germination protein: MLKRKKEIYYTYTPENKTKISKSLEENVALIKTMLKDCNDIVFREFEVGGDNGVKMFLFYVDGMADKLLLDEFVLIPLMIKSREVLPDFNAVKHKLFEVSKDNAMTVTDFKEVEIIEELVLNVLSGETGLLIDYTDRALVIATKAWPARSVAEPSAETIIRGPRDGFTETMRVNTALVRRRIRDPRFKIVQKKLGERSQTDIAIMYIEDIVDKRVLDELNKKLGKISIDTIMDSGYLEQLLEDKVFSIFPQAQTTERPDVVAAAVYEGRVGILVDNSPFALIVPVTINAFLQSAEDYYSRSIIATFVRFIRVLAGGLSILSPALYIAITSFHPQIIPSKLALSIAATREGVPFPAFIEAIIMEITFELLREAGIRLPRPIGSTIGIVGGLVIGQAAVSAGIVSPIMVIVVAITAIASFSITNYELATALRLLRFIFMIGASIYGLYGISLCYIGTLIYLVNLKSFGTPYLAPLAPLYLEDMVDSALKFPIKYIKKRPRMYDPQDIIRQGDENGSQ, translated from the coding sequence ATGCTAAAGAGAAAAAAGGAGATTTATTATACATATACGCCCGAGAACAAGACTAAGATAAGCAAGAGCCTTGAGGAAAATGTGGCTCTTATAAAGACTATGCTAAAGGATTGTAATGATATAGTTTTTAGGGAATTTGAAGTTGGTGGAGACAATGGAGTCAAGATGTTTTTGTTTTACGTTGACGGAATGGCAGATAAGCTTTTGCTTGATGAATTCGTGTTAATACCCTTGATGATTAAATCAAGGGAAGTTTTACCTGATTTCAATGCCGTTAAACACAAACTATTTGAAGTTTCTAAGGATAATGCAATGACGGTAACTGATTTTAAAGAAGTGGAAATAATTGAAGAGCTTGTTTTGAATGTTTTGAGCGGTGAGACCGGCCTTTTGATTGATTATACAGATAGAGCTCTTGTAATCGCAACAAAGGCATGGCCAGCAAGAAGCGTTGCAGAACCATCTGCTGAAACTATAATAAGAGGGCCCAGGGATGGATTTACAGAAACGATGAGAGTTAATACTGCGCTAGTAAGAAGAAGAATCAGGGACCCACGATTTAAAATTGTGCAAAAGAAGCTTGGAGAAAGGTCGCAAACGGATATTGCAATAATGTATATAGAAGATATTGTGGATAAGAGGGTATTAGACGAGTTAAATAAGAAATTGGGAAAAATCAGCATAGATACAATTATGGATAGCGGATATTTAGAGCAACTGCTTGAAGATAAAGTTTTTTCGATATTCCCTCAAGCACAAACAACAGAAAGACCAGATGTTGTTGCTGCAGCAGTATATGAGGGAAGGGTGGGAATTTTAGTAGATAATTCCCCCTTTGCATTAATAGTTCCTGTCACTATAAATGCATTCCTTCAATCTGCAGAAGATTATTACAGTAGGTCAATAATTGCTACATTTGTAAGATTCATTAGGGTGCTTGCTGGTGGACTTTCTATACTTTCACCTGCACTTTATATAGCAATTACAAGTTTTCACCCGCAGATTATTCCATCTAAGCTTGCTCTTTCAATTGCAGCTACGAGAGAAGGGGTTCCTTTTCCAGCATTTATAGAAGCTATCATAATGGAGATTACATTTGAACTTTTAAGGGAGGCGGGTATTAGACTACCAAGGCCGATAGGTTCTACTATTGGAATAGTAGGTGGTCTTGTCATAGGTCAGGCAGCAGTTTCAGCAGGCATTGTAAGTCCCATTATGGTAATTGTGGTTGCAATTACTGCAATTGCAAGTTTTTCAATTACAAATTATGAGCTTGCAACAGCGCTTAGGCTTTTAAGATTTATATTTATGATTGGGGCATCGATATACGGGCTATATGGAATATCTCTTTGCTACATAGGCACTTTGATATATTTGGTAAACCTAAAATCCTTTGGGACACCGTATCTTGCACCTTTGGCACCGCTTTATTTAGAAGATATGGTTGATAGTGCATTAAAATTTCCTATTAAGTATATAAAGAAAAGGCCGAGGATGTATGATCCGCAGGATATAATAAGGCAAGGTGATGAAAATGGTTCCCAATGA
- a CDS encoding CLC_0170 family protein, whose translation MQEIVNFIKDNFDFNVFILFLITSYFLYMDSVDYKNKNLEKERKFSKFFAIFYVVISFILYLATKILPS comes from the coding sequence ATGCAAGAGATTGTTAATTTTATTAAGGATAACTTTGATTTTAATGTTTTTATACTTTTTTTAATCACAAGCTATTTTTTATATATGGACAGCGTTGATTATAAAAATAAAAATTTAGAGAAGGAAAGAAAATTCTCTAAATTTTTTGCAATTTTTTATGTTGTTATTTCATTTATTTTATACTTGGCAACTAAAATATTGCCGTCCTAA
- a CDS encoding nucleotidyltransferase family protein yields MVNALILAGDRGEEGYSKALLKIKGKFMVEYLIDALKASGTIKNIYVAGDEVLREMIKNLYDGYILSDGEMLENIKKSIKEIADYETPVLICTADIPLVSGEAIKDFVAECENKSIDLGYPIIDKILNDEKYPDVKRTYVKLKEGTFTGGNLIYLNPNVIERATEKAAELIAYRKNPLKMGKVLGISFLIRLALGMLSLESVEKKICDMFDVKGKAILTKYPEIGNDVDKIEDIEFVNRYL; encoded by the coding sequence ATGGTTAATGCTTTGATTCTTGCAGGGGATAGGGGAGAGGAAGGATATTCAAAGGCTCTGCTAAAAATAAAGGGAAAATTTATGGTTGAATATCTTATAGATGCACTGAAGGCTTCTGGAACTATAAAAAACATTTATGTTGCCGGCGATGAAGTATTAAGGGAAATGATTAAAAATCTATATGACGGTTATATACTTTCAGATGGTGAGATGCTGGAGAATATTAAAAAGAGCATTAAGGAGATTGCTGATTATGAAACCCCTGTTTTGATTTGCACTGCAGATATACCGCTTGTAAGCGGAGAGGCAATTAAGGATTTTGTTGCTGAATGTGAAAATAAGAGTATAGACTTAGGATATCCGATAATCGACAAGATATTAAATGACGAAAAATACCCTGATGTTAAAAGGACCTATGTTAAACTTAAGGAAGGAACTTTTACAGGCGGAAATTTAATATATTTAAATCCAAATGTTATTGAACGTGCAACAGAAAAGGCTGCGGAGCTTATTGCATATAGAAAAAACCCGCTCAAGATGGGAAAGGTTCTAGGTATTTCATTTCTAATAAGGCTTGCACTTGGAATGCTGAGCCTTGAATCAGTCGAGAAAAAGATATGCGATATGTTCGACGTCAAGGGTAAAGCGATTTTAACAAAATACCCTGAGATAGGAAATGATGTTGATAAAATTGAAGATATAGAATTTGTAAATAGATATTTATAA
- the ispE gene encoding 4-(cytidine 5'-diphospho)-2-C-methyl-D-erythritol kinase, with protein sequence MDKVMIRCPAKINLSLDVVGKREDGYHLLRMINQSVSLYDYITVEKTDSKIVLTANKNDIPLDESNTCYKAAKLIINRFNLKGGVRIHIEKNIPHGAGLGGGSSDAAGVIKAMNQIFELKMSLDNMMDIGVKIGADLPYCIVNRTSLAEGIGERITPLEPIENFNIVIAKPNVAVSTKEVYMNLKLDEVSKRPDIDRLIEYIKRRDYKSLASNMVNVLETVTIREYPVIGEVKNIMHEFDALGSIMTGSGSAVFGIFENEERAEVCYNRLRDYLKEVYLVKTVNEGV encoded by the coding sequence ATGGATAAGGTTATGATTAGATGTCCTGCAAAGATAAATTTATCCCTTGATGTGGTTGGAAAGAGGGAGGATGGTTATCACCTTTTAAGGATGATAAACCAGAGCGTATCGTTATATGATTATATAACCGTAGAAAAAACAGATAGCAAAATCGTTTTAACGGCTAATAAAAATGATATCCCTCTAGATGAGTCCAACACTTGCTATAAGGCTGCGAAACTAATAATTAACAGGTTTAATTTAAAGGGCGGGGTGAGGATACATATTGAAAAGAATATTCCACATGGAGCAGGGCTTGGAGGAGGCAGCAGCGATGCTGCAGGTGTAATAAAGGCGATGAACCAAATTTTTGAGTTGAAAATGAGTTTGGATAATATGATGGACATAGGAGTTAAAATTGGTGCGGATCTTCCTTATTGCATTGTTAATAGAACAAGCCTTGCAGAGGGCATAGGTGAAAGAATAACACCTCTTGAACCAATTGAAAATTTCAATATAGTTATTGCAAAACCTAATGTAGCAGTTTCAACTAAGGAAGTTTATATGAATTTAAAACTTGATGAGGTATCTAAAAGGCCTGATATAGATAGATTAATTGAATATATAAAAAGAAGAGATTATAAAAGTTTAGCAAGTAATATGGTAAATGTTCTGGAAACAGTAACAATAAGGGAGTATCCAGTTATTGGAGAAGTAAAAAATATAATGCATGAATTTGATGCTTTAGGAAGTATTATGACAGGAAGTGGTTCAGCGGTATTTGGAATTTTTGAAAATGAAGAAAGGGCTGAGGTGTGCTATAATAGATTAAGGGATTACTTAAAGGAAGTTTATTTGGTTAAAACGGTAAATGAAGGGGTGTAA
- a CDS encoding DUF3794 and LysM peptidoglycan-binding domain-containing protein, which translates to MSIEYVKDLINYEELCGEGQTQTMVPADLVLSERDPDVYKVLSCDGDVYILSKEVVEERIIVEGKVVFKVYYTANDENKRIYKAEVTSSFTHNIQVPGAIHDMGCNVKAKIEHMEYQISTNKKIKLSAVINLEGVVTNKKTVETIVDIKGQDVQILKDSCSMDEYVAEAAEQTVVKAQIDTVQDKEIAGIIKSYVFVYKKDVQVLDGKVLLNATARARVLVEGNNEYFALEQDIPFSSEIEIPEAKPNMKVDVRCNVTDIYTDIVENELGERKALSVQATIEVNVKVYAERHIQSIIDAYSSNSRYEFEKQNVRWIGFYAEAVDNQVLKERLQLPDDSEAIVDVKFVEAVPDVTEVKAVEDKVVCEGVLRCAMIYTKANEEAELEGYEDEIPFKFSVDMPGAKIDMMPRVSVKLESLSFEKFGEREVNIKAGLVCMAKLYKKQMAEILKAVVEIDISETLKNMPSLVIYTVQPHDTLWKIAKKYCTKVEDIVKLNDIDNPDYIEPGMKLIIPKKTFMR; encoded by the coding sequence TTGTCCATAGAATATGTAAAGGATTTGATAAATTACGAAGAACTTTGTGGGGAAGGGCAAACACAGACGATGGTTCCTGCTGATTTAGTTTTATCAGAGAGGGACCCAGATGTTTATAAGGTTTTGTCCTGTGATGGAGATGTTTATATTTTATCAAAAGAGGTAGTTGAAGAAAGAATAATTGTAGAAGGAAAGGTAGTTTTTAAAGTTTACTACACTGCAAATGATGAAAATAAAAGGATTTATAAGGCAGAAGTTACTTCTAGCTTCACACACAATATTCAAGTCCCTGGCGCAATACACGACATGGGATGCAATGTGAAAGCTAAAATTGAACATATGGAGTATCAGATTTCAACAAACAAAAAAATTAAGTTGAGCGCAGTTATTAATTTGGAAGGTGTTGTTACAAATAAAAAGACAGTAGAAACTATCGTAGATATTAAAGGGCAGGATGTCCAAATCCTTAAGGATAGCTGCAGCATGGATGAATATGTAGCTGAGGCGGCAGAGCAGACAGTTGTAAAAGCACAGATTGATACTGTCCAGGATAAAGAAATAGCAGGAATTATAAAGAGCTATGTTTTTGTTTATAAGAAGGATGTTCAGGTATTAGATGGGAAGGTTCTTTTAAACGCTACTGCAAGGGCAAGGGTTTTAGTGGAAGGGAATAACGAATATTTTGCTCTTGAGCAGGATATTCCATTCAGCAGCGAAATTGAGATTCCAGAAGCTAAGCCTAATATGAAAGTTGATGTTAGGTGCAATGTTACGGATATATATACAGATATTGTTGAAAATGAATTGGGAGAAAGAAAAGCATTGTCAGTTCAGGCAACAATTGAGGTTAATGTTAAGGTATATGCTGAAAGGCATATTCAAAGTATTATCGATGCATATTCATCAAACTCAAGATATGAATTTGAAAAACAAAATGTCAGGTGGATTGGCTTTTATGCAGAGGCGGTTGATAATCAAGTATTAAAGGAGAGGCTGCAACTTCCAGATGATAGCGAAGCTATAGTTGATGTCAAATTTGTTGAAGCAGTGCCTGACGTTACTGAAGTTAAGGCAGTTGAGGATAAGGTTGTTTGTGAAGGCGTTTTAAGATGTGCTATGATTTATACAAAGGCAAACGAAGAAGCAGAACTTGAAGGATATGAAGATGAAATTCCATTTAAGTTTTCAGTTGATATGCCTGGTGCGAAGATTGATATGATGCCTAGGGTTTCTGTGAAACTTGAAAGCTTAAGTTTTGAAAAATTTGGAGAAAGAGAAGTAAATATTAAGGCTGGACTTGTTTGTATGGCTAAACTTTATAAGAAGCAGATGGCAGAAATATTAAAGGCAGTTGTTGAAATAGATATTTCAGAAACTTTAAAGAACATGCCAAGCCTAGTAATCTATACTGTTCAGCCGCATGATACACTATGGAAAATTGCAAAGAAATACTGCACTAAGGTGGAGGATATTGTAAAGCTTAACGATATTGATAATCCAGACTATATTGAACCAGGAATGAAACTTATAATTCCTAAAAAGACGTTTATGAGGTAA
- a CDS encoding Veg family protein, translated as MRGKEQLSAIKKDIDEHVGEKVVVKANSGRKKFTVKEGILEKTYPNIFIVRVEGNDNTTRTISYSYSDILTQTVQIIFKPKSVAM; from the coding sequence ATGAGAGGAAAAGAACAATTAAGTGCCATCAAAAAAGATATAGATGAGCATGTTGGTGAAAAAGTCGTTGTTAAGGCAAACAGCGGACGAAAAAAATTCACAGTTAAAGAAGGCATCCTTGAAAAGACTTATCCAAATATATTCATAGTAAGAGTTGAAGGAAATGACAATACAACACGAACTATATCATACAGTTATTCTGACATTTTGACGCAAACAGTTCAAATAATATTCAAACCAAAAAGCGTTGCAATGTGA